In Candidatus Methylomirabilota bacterium, one DNA window encodes the following:
- a CDS encoding AbrB/MazE/SpoVT family DNA-binding domain-containing protein, giving the protein METVTLSSKFQLVLPRGARQRLGLRPGMKLTVLEKGGVIFLVPERPMRAYRGLFQGATFRDLREKKDRI; this is encoded by the coding sequence CAAGTTCCAGCTCGTGCTGCCGCGCGGCGCGCGCCAGCGGCTGGGTCTTCGGCCGGGGATGAAGCTCACGGTCCTGGAGAAGGGCGGCGTGATCTTCCTCGTCCCCGAGCGCCCGATGCGCGCCTATCGGGGACTGTTCCAGGGCGCCACGTTCCGCGATCTCCGGGAGAAGAAGGACCGGATCTGA
- a CDS encoding Gfo/Idh/MocA family oxidoreductase, which yields MTRRRIGVGVIGTGWIGEIRARVCAEHSLVESLHLAEIDPARLERVAKATGARTATQDYHELLGRTDLDAVFVSTTPETTHYPITRDCLLARKHTFLEKPMGLALKEADEMMALAREGDVKLTIGYTQRFNPKYAYVKKCVADGTLGRPVTALVSRNVSRSIGNKIGGRIRLSPAVMEATHDLDFILWCLEGLRPIRVYAQSVYRIMEQAHGVPDCMWIVVTMEDGTAFTIGAGWALPPGYPHFSTATIEFVATEGALLIDDSHRDIVLNTMQNGMVLPLSTMPGEQVAHVYQGPMQAETIHFLEAVALNRPVLVTPEQARQVMEVTVAADLSAEHNQPIPLPLPA from the coding sequence GTGACCAGGCGACGCATCGGCGTGGGAGTGATCGGCACCGGCTGGATCGGGGAGATCCGCGCCCGGGTGTGCGCGGAGCACTCGCTGGTCGAGAGCCTGCATCTGGCCGAGATCGACCCGGCCCGGCTCGAGCGGGTGGCCAAGGCGACCGGCGCCCGGACGGCCACCCAGGATTATCACGAGCTGCTCGGGCGGACGGACCTCGACGCGGTGTTCGTCTCCACCACCCCGGAGACCACCCATTACCCGATCACCCGCGACTGCCTGCTCGCGCGCAAGCACACGTTCCTCGAGAAGCCGATGGGCCTCGCCCTCAAGGAAGCCGACGAGATGATGGCGCTGGCCCGGGAGGGCGACGTCAAGCTGACCATCGGCTACACCCAGCGCTTCAACCCCAAGTACGCGTATGTCAAGAAGTGCGTGGCCGACGGCACCCTCGGGCGGCCGGTCACCGCGCTGGTCAGTCGCAACGTCTCGCGTAGCATCGGGAACAAGATCGGCGGGCGGATCCGCCTGTCGCCGGCCGTCATGGAGGCGACCCACGACCTCGACTTCATCCTCTGGTGCCTGGAGGGGCTCCGGCCCATCCGCGTCTACGCCCAGTCCGTGTACCGGATCATGGAACAGGCCCACGGCGTGCCGGACTGCATGTGGATCGTGGTGACCATGGAGGACGGCACCGCCTTCACCATCGGCGCCGGCTGGGCGCTGCCCCCGGGGTATCCCCACTTCTCGACGGCGACGATCGAGTTCGTCGCCACCGAGGGCGCGCTGCTCATCGACGACAGCCACCGCGACATCGTGCTGAACACGATGCAGAACGGCATGGTGCTGCCGCTCTCCACCATGCCCGGCGAGCAGGTCGCCCACGTCTACCAGGGCCCCATGCAGGCCGAGACCATCCATTTCCTGGAGGCGGTGGCCCTGAACCGACCCGTCCTGGTGACGCCCGAGCAGGCCCGCCAGGTGATGGAGGTCACGGTCGCGGCCGACCTCTCGGCCGAGCACAATCAGCCCATCCCGCTCCCCCTCCCCGCCTGA
- a CDS encoding type II toxin-antitoxin system VapC family toxin, translating to MILVDSSGWIEYLVNGPRAERFAPYLEGREPLLVSAIEIYDVYKVIRRDFSEERAVGAVSAMRRATVAPVDDGVALEAADAALVFGLAMADSLVYATARRHGAQVVTADADFEGLPDAIVIR from the coding sequence CTGATCCTCGTCGATTCGAGCGGGTGGATCGAGTATCTGGTCAACGGCCCCCGCGCCGAGCGCTTCGCGCCCTACCTCGAAGGCCGCGAACCGCTCCTCGTCTCCGCGATCGAGATCTACGACGTCTACAAGGTCATCCGCCGGGATTTCTCCGAGGAACGGGCGGTGGGGGCGGTCTCGGCGATGCGGCGCGCGACGGTCGCGCCGGTGGACGACGGCGTGGCCCTGGAGGCGGCCGATGCCGCGCTCGTGTTCGGGCTCGCCATGGCCGATTCGCTCGTCTACGCCACCGCCCGGCGGCACGGCGCCCAGGTGGTCACCGCAGATGCCGACTTCGAGGGACTCCCGGACGCCATCGTGATCCGGTAG